GAGGAGCAGTAAAAGGAGATCTTTATATTGGATCTACAAACTAAAAATACTGCATTACTTTGAGCTTTTTCAGGGCAAAGAGTAGCATGTATTTTTTGTGTTCCATGTTTgtgagagatagagagagagagaaaggaactgggcggggaagagggaggaagataGATGACAGAATAACCAACTACTGAGTTTACTGTTTGTTACTGCTGCTCCTATTGACTATTTCCATCTTAAAACATTCACTTAAAAATcagtagccccatcccttgaatAAAGCAGTGTACAACTTTAGTGAACAACTTCAGTGAGATCATGAGAAATAGTTCTCTCTCTCAGTGCTAAGGGGCAGACATCATATGAACATTTTCTATATGGATGTTCGGTGAGTGCATTCTgatctttttctttaatttagtGGGTAGGAGCCTGGATGGGAGTAATAtaagtatatatgtatgtacttatgggaaatacatacatacacacacacacacatatacatacctgcatatatatatatacacacatacatatacacacacacatatatatacatatatatgtatgcatgtatatatatgtttttgtttttgtcaatgtttacatgcatgcacacatgcacgcacatatatatgtgtatctgtgtgtgtgtgtgtcttgtgtATGCATGCCGTTTTAGAATGAAAATGTAACAAAGTTTTGGAAAGATCTCATGTGGAATCATGTATACAATTCTGGATACCAAATCTTCAAGAAATATGAATTCAGACTGGAACAGATGCAGAGAAGTGCAATCAGGACGACCAAGGGGATGGTCTAAAATAATTTCCCTTGTTTAGCGTATGGGACACAGGGTATAACAGGGAAAAGGATGGCTTTCTGTAAGTATATCAAGGAGAGGGCTTAAAAACAAGGGAGATAAAACACCTGCTTAAATGCGAGAATCATGTTAGGATGCAAAACAAAATGGTATATGAGCTGTCCATTAACTTGTATAGGCTGAGACAGTAAATATATTATAAGTGTGTTCAAACCACATTGTGCTGTACTTGATGATCCCTGGGTTCCTTCCAGGCCTATGTCCTCTGGGACAGAATCACAAAAGAGCTGATGTGCCTCAATTGCAATTAAGGTGAAATGTTGGGTGCCTACATCCAAACTTGCAAACATGAAAGCCTCTGTTAGCTGCAACCTAACCCTGGATGTGCCTAGATTCAAGGCATTTTCATGTTTGAATGCAAAGTTTCCCAAGTGCCTAGATTGATCTTGTACGCAATGTCAGGACAGCCCTTGGCTAGGTGCTGCTTTGCACCTAGGTTATGCCTCAATTCAGTCAGGCTCGGGATATTATGTGTTCTTGTGCCTCAGACTCCTGAGAAGCCCAACCTAATAGGAGTTCTCGGAGAATGTTTAACACATACGTGCAGGACTGGGTTTCTCCCAAAAATGATGGTGTCCACAAGCTTGTTTCCAAACATGGCTGGAGGCGGTATTGGTGTCACCTTCCTTTCAAGACGTCACTCACTGTTTAGCTCACTTGCACAGGACATTGGACACCGGTATTCATTTCCCTTCTCTGCCTGAAAGAGCTCAGACTTATACTCCACAGGAGACCACTCAAAGCCCCAAAGTCCTGAGACTGAAGCCGGTGGCACTCTAGTCTTTAAGGATGCCTAGATTTGGTTGTGTCCATGAGTACCTAAGTCCCCAAAATGCCATTTATGCAGCGGGATGGCATTCTACTTCAGGATTAGTAGGAAGCCATCCATGTGCATAGGGATACATGGCACAGAAATAGTGACCACCTGCGTACAAGTGGCATTTCTGGGACATAGGTGACCAAATCTGTTTATCCGGGAGCCCAGGAAAGAATGCAGGGCCACCCTAGGTGTTAGTTTTGCTCTGGGTGTTTCCTTAGTTCTGGTCTGAACAGTCAGGGTTGCTCTGtctgtttttcttcccaaggacGGTTTCATGGAAAACACAGAAGCAGCCCCTGGAGCAGGCACCAGAACCGAGGATTCCCTCCTTCTAGGTGAGTCCCCATACCATGGCTGTACAGACGCAGACTGCCTCTTCCATCCTCTGATTTCTTCCCTCTGGTCCTTTTCACCTTGAGTCCTCATCTGCACAGCAGCATGGGCTCCACACAAGGGATGGCTCACATACCATAAAGAGAATAATCCTTGATCCCTAAAGGACGCCCTTGTGAGGGAACTTGAAAGTGTGGAGTGAAAAAAAAGTTGCCAGATAGCCAGAGCAAACAAATAACTGCTAGCCCCAAGGGgagccaccactgcagagggaaggactgggcgccccacagctcaggggctgcatagCCTGCCAGCATCTTACACAAGCAGGCTCCACCGGGGCGGGGAGGAAGGCGAGGATCCcaatcctttttgttttttcatggagcctgtctgcctctcccacagccaaggGGTGAACTGCTTGTgggccctgggatgtggggaggccccagtccttccctttgcAGGAGCAGCACCCCCCGGGGCTGCCTAGGTGGCCAGCTAGTGCGTGCAAGCTGCCCCAGCCCGACCcgactcttccctgagcccaagctggggcagcatccagcctgctagcagcccaccccgGTGGGCCCAGAGGGTGCCACCACAATGGAGGGAAGGGGTCACTCGgcccgccagcagctcaccccccaacCGTGGGAcacacatgaagaaaaaaaaaaaggatcaggccccttagtgtaacagtgatggaagccctaatcatcacaattaaaatcCCACCTTTTCAATgtaggggactaaacccccgtcacatgtacaagtgctcTTATATACCCAGTTAAGACATAATGAAAGATGCAGTCAGAATATAGGAATCAGAGAACAGAACAAATTAAGAAGTGTGTGTGGTTGCTTAAATCAGTGATTTTGCTTTTAGGATTAGATGAATCATTTGCACTAATAATGGTTTTTCacattggcgatgcgtaggggttgcacacgggtgcacgtgcacctcctgtgATAGGCCGTATCCCCCCGACCAGCCagaaaactggaagtgcactgggggacaccccccccggTTGGCTATCAGCCACTGGggaacccccttcccccattggCGATCTGAGCCCTCCCAGACTCAGgatgcaccagttgcccatggttttTCGTGTATGTGGTCAAAGCGAGAAATCAAGGAAAAGATCAATGTGGGCTAAAACAATTACATCTAAGCTTGCATCAGAATCCACAATCTATActggttttctttatttttaaaattgcagACCTTTCTTATGCAAAGCTTCATATGCCTCTGCTTAAGTCATGGGAGATGTACTTCTGGAAAGGTGTAACATGGAAATAGTGAGACAGACATATTGATACCACACACTAAAAGAGAAGAAACATTGACTTTGAGTCTGGCGTGTTTCAGAAATCATCTAAGTATAACCACACTAATTGGAAGACGATTTTCAATTTCACTTCcatattttcccccttttgttaTCCCTCACAATTGTCTTAAAGACTATGGGATTGTGTTTACAGAATGGGTGTATGAGCTATGTCTTTAAAAACTTTCTTTTTAATGGCTCACAAGAAGTTGAATACTTGAAAACTCACTGGACAAGTTGTCAACACATGGTTATGTACAGCAAATACAAAAATGACACTAATTCAGTCTATCATGTTTACTTAGTTGGAGTGTGAGCTGAATATATGACCTAGCACAGAGTTGGTTGTCATTTTTCTGGTAAAATAGTTCCACAGAAAAATCCTTATTCATTGCTGCTCAACATTTCTCATGCGGATCATCTCACAATTAATTACTCTTTCTTGAATCCAAGGCAAGTTTATAATGGGAATGCTTGGTAGACCCACCTTGTATGGATGTTTCCAGGcttccttgtcctgggagggtaGCTTTTCTGTGGGCCAGGAAGCATTAGCAGACCTGAATCCTTTTGCAACAACTGTTCACCCAGTGGGTCTACCCACAAGGCTTGACCTAACCAGCAGATGAAATGCCCATGGCCCAGGTAGCCAGAGATTTTACAGTGCCCAGTTCGTGACCATTATTCAAATTTCCAAAAAGTGAGATTTCTTGTGATCTGGAAACCTGCCTCTGTCAGTTGGGTTGTTCAGGCCCAGCAGCTGGCTTTGAAAAATGCATGTGGTCCTTGTACTCCTGTCTGCCCATACTTATTTCTGTCTTTTGGAAATTCCTTGCACAGTCATTACGTTAATTccaaaagttttgtttttcttacagGTCAGTCCCTAGGAATGGAAAACCAAACCACTGTGACTGAGTTTATTCTCTTGGGACTTTCCAGTGACCCGCAACTCCAAATTTTACTGTTCCTTGTGTTTTTGGTGATATACCTAATCACTCTAGTGGGAAACACAGTTATCATGTTGGTGATACGAATTGATTCTCATCTTCatacccccatgtatttcttcctgtcTCATCTATCCATTGTTGATCTCTGCTATTCCTCAGCCATTGTGCCGAAGATGCTGGTGAATTTACTAGCAATGCATAAAACTATTTCTGCCAATGCTTGTTTTATCCAGATGTTCTTCATCTTTCTCTCAGGCACTGGTGAAACATTCATGCTCTCAATAATGGCTTACGACCGGTATGCTGCCATATGTAAACCGCTGCATTATGTGAGGACTATGAACAAAAAAATGTGTAGGCAGCTCGTGGGTGTTGCCTGGACAATGAGTTTTATTGATTCATTGGTAAATACAGTTCTGGTATTAAAGCTGCACTTTTGTGGGTCCAATGAAATTATGCATTTTagctgtgagcttcccccactGCTAATGCTGTCATGCACTGAGACTCTCAACAACAAAATAACTCTTCTTTCCTCTGTCCTTTTCATTGGTGTTTGCACTTCTCTCATCATGTTGGTTTCTTACACCCATATCATCTCCACCATCTTGAGGATACGCTCCGCGGAGGGTAGGAGAAAAGCCTTCTCCACGTGCAGTTCCCATCTCATCGTGGTGGGTTTATTGTACGGAACAGCTCTTTTTCAGTACATGAAACCAAGCTCCATTTCTTCTGTGATCCTAGATCAAGTTTTCTCCATCCAGTACAGCATTGTAACCCCCATGTTAAACCCCATTATCTATAGtctgaaaaataaagaagtgaAAACAGCCTTGGGgagaattttcaaaaaaaaatccagttctcAACTGTTGTAGTAAAAACATGATTTTGAAAAGTAAGTTTCAacgttttattttaaaataaatactatttAAAAGAACAGACATATGGGAAGCAGCTATCTGGATGATGTTAGAACACAATTGGCAATGACTTTTATTCTAAAAATATCCTGGGTTGTACCTGCCACTGAATGTAAAAAATATCACAGGAAGAGAACAAACGTAGCTagactttaaaacattttttaggCAAAGTCAAAGTGTCTCAGTTAAGCCTTAATGCATCTTGAATTATAGCCTATTTTGATGGCAGTTCAATTAATAATTCAGTATACAGTCTACACCAAACATCTCTACTATTAAAAGTGGCTGATCATGGATGCcagaatagtagggctgtgcgaaacggcactgttctgtttcacctTGAGCTTCAACGGTTCGAGGGAAGAGTGTTTTGTATCGAATTTCACTTCGAGATGAAACAGCTGATCCGTTCTGTTCCTTCGAAACAGAAAAGCTGGTTTGACGCCATTTTGAGTTTTGCTGGGGATTGGGAGTCAGACCAGCTACATCgcactggggtgggaggcagctgggctgcttcccaggGTCCCGTGCTTGATTACGCcgggaaaaatattttataacaaCACATTTTCTGAAAACTATTCCACAGCAATATTAGTTTATGATTTGTACTTAAAAGCTAGGGGGTTttaacttcagttttcacaagtgGGGGCAGCAAACAGATGATGAGTGCCATTGGCAGCAAAGAGAGAAGGAGACAAAACAACCTAGAGTACTAAAAGaccaggttagggattacttagattGCTTAAAGTTGGCAGGTGCAGGAGGAATGctccctagggtactgaaggaatcgGCAGAGGTAAATTAAGAACCTTTGGTCAGATGTTTTGAGAGCTCCTAGAGGTTGGCTCCTAGATGAGTGAAAAGCAAAAATATAGtgtctttaaaaaagagaaggaggatcaggggaattacagaccagtcagcctgagcTCAATagctggaaagatcatggagcaggtcctcaaggaagcTATAGCGAAAGGAGAGCAAAGTGATCAGGAAGAACCAAAATGGATTCACCAAACAAATCGTGTTGGCAAACATGATTTCCTAATCTGAGAAAGCGGCAGGCTCTACGAATGGGGAGAGCAGTAGCtttgatatactttgactttatcAGGGCTTTTGACACTTTTTCTTATGACAATTATTAGAAAGCTAAAGAAATGCAGACTAGAGGAAAGTAGTATAAAAATGGACACATGACTGGTTGGATCACCAGGCTTCCAATGTAAGCGTCCAACACGCTGAGCTCTTGTCCGGAAAAAGTAAAAGGTGTCCCTCCCTCATTCTTTTGGTAGTGACCAATGTATGCACTCAGCCACACAGATAgggctacacatgcagagacaaaATGCCAAGCTGTACATAAGTGACATTTTTGGCCCTCTAATGACCATGTAGACAACTACATTAGAACACTTCGGGTGACAGCCTATATTTTGACGATAATCTCAGGAGCCATTTTTTGGTTGTCTACAAGGCACTTCTGACACTTACATGCCCAGGGGTATCCTATTCCTCGATGCCTCTGGGTGCTTATGTCACCAGACCGACTACAATAAAAACAGATGTTTGTCTCCAGACCAACCCCAACAAAAGCAGAGATATTTTTCTCCAAAGATCTGAGGGGCtaagacaggggtaggcaaaatggtgCATCTGGCCAGTGGCTGGATACCATttccaagcagcccctgcctgtgtcactgtggccagttttcatggagaccacaGAAATGGtagggctgtgacagtgcagtCCATCATGGACCCAATCTagtccacaggccagactttgcccactcctgggATAAGATGAGTACTTTAGGAAGTGAGAGTACATGGATACTAGGCTCCCCTCATCCACACGTAATTTTAACCTGGTCTGACTGGCCAAGACAGGAATATATAtgtggaatctctctctctctctctcactcttcaATATATATagggagagcgagagagagagagatgtgcagTTATTTACAATGTCACTTGAGCACTAAAAAGTGAATAAGTGAAATATGATTGATCCTTAAGTGAGAATTGGTTGTGGTCACTTCCATTTGGGGGATGTCTAGTCAGAAACACTGAATAGAATTACTCTTTGTGCATGAAGGCCAAAAAGTACCATGTTTAGGGACTTCCATTTCTTCATTCATCACTATGGCAGCAACTTTTCCCTCACTCTTTCTCCAAGTGCTACTTGGGCCAGGTCCTAGTCCCCAAGTCTTTGCCATGGCATGCATGATACCACAGGTAGGTCTCTCTTAGACATGAAACACAAGAATACATGCTACTCTTCACCCTGAAAAGAGCTCAAGGTGATgaagttttatttgtttgtaGAGCCAGTATAAAGATCTCCTTTTACTGTGCCTCCCCTCTAGGAAACAAAGACCAAATATTTTTCAGACTCTGGGACTAAACATTAATTTGGGAATCTAAATTTTCTGACTGCATTTTTCATGGTCTCTTAGCTTGGTATTTGAATATTGCTTGTCACATCCATGACTTCAGATTAATATCTAAAGTCTTACTTGTTATAGTATACAACTATACTATACTGActtctggtcagaccgcagttggagtactgcatgcaattctgggtgacgcacttcaagagggatgtggataacctggagagggtccagagaagggccactcgtatggtcaagggcctgcagaccaagccctacgaggagagactagagaaactggatcttttcagcctccgcaagagaaggttgagaagcgaccttgtggctgcctataagatcgtcacaggggcacagaagggtattggtgagtatttattcaccaaggcgccccccgcgggttacaagaaataatggccacaagctagcagagagcagatttagactggacattaggaagaacttcttcacagttcgagtggccaaggtgtggaacgggctcccaagggaggtggtgctctcccctaccctgggggtcttcaagaggaggttagataggcatctagctggggtcatctagacccagcactctttcctgcttatgcagggggtcggactcgatgatctattgaggtcccttccaaccctaacatctctgaatctatgaatctatgaactaaaaaaaaaggaaaaaacaagtaTCAAAAATTGCAAACCTTTCCAGGAAAAATAAATGGCTTTCTTTGACTAGCAGTCATTTTTTTGCCATACCTATTTGGCAAATATTTCAAATCCAAACTTCCAATATCCCTTATGACAGAGACTTTTTGGGAAAAAAGGACTTAATCTTTTATGGTATTCAAGCCAAAAGCAGAATTCCCATCCCTTCTGCTGAGTCTGTGCCACGAAGGTGAACTCAAGGTGAAAAGGACCAGAGAGAGCAAACGAGAGAAGGCAAAAGAGAGTCTGACTCTATACAGGCATGATATGGGGACTCACCTAGGAGGAAGAAATCTTTGTTTCTGGTACCTGCTCCAGGGAGTGCTTCTGTGTTTTCCAAGAAACAGtcattgggaagaaaaaaaagaaagagctgtCCTGACTGTTATCCAGAATTGAGGAGAGACCTACAACAACACTAATGCCTTAAATGCTAGGGTGgcgctgtattttttttctgggctCCTTGATAAACAGATTTGGTCATCTAAGTCCCAGAAATGCCACTTGTACACAGGTGACCATGTATCCCTATGTCTATAAATGGCTTCCTGCTTTCCCAGAAGTAGAATGTCTCCCCCTGCATACGTGGCATT
This sequence is a window from Alligator mississippiensis isolate rAllMis1 chromosome 15, rAllMis1, whole genome shotgun sequence. Protein-coding genes within it:
- the LOC132245891 gene encoding olfactory receptor 5B21-like, which produces MVCILPACVVDGGTSHYVNSKSFVFLTGQSLGMENQTTVTEFILLGLSSDPQLQILLFLVFLVIYLITLVGNTVIMLVIRIDSHLHTPMYFFLSHLSIVDLCYSSAIVPKMLVNLLAMHKTISANACFIQMFFIFLSGTGETFMLSIMAYDRYAAICKPLHYVRTMNKKMCRQLVGVAWTMSFIDSLVNTVLVLKLHFCGSNEIMHFSCELPPLLMLSCTETLNNKITLLSSVLFIGVCTSLIMLVSYTHIISTILRIRSAEGRRKAFSTCSSHLIVVGLLYGTALFQYMKPSSISSVILDQVFSIQYSIVTPMLNPIIYSLKNKEVKTALGRIFKKKSSSQLL